The proteins below are encoded in one region of Telopea speciosissima isolate NSW1024214 ecotype Mountain lineage chromosome 10, Tspe_v1, whole genome shotgun sequence:
- the LOC122641952 gene encoding F-box protein At-B, which translates to MNRRTSNQSFERLPSAVLEEILVKMDVESLCSAACASRTLRSSVSQILSSLSSLDLSGFSPNSEILNCVLRENEVLKSLTLNCLRLDDSSVRNFIGSSLQELVLQRCSLLSYQIFCSIGERCPSLRVLVLEMGGQGLPQIFKKNLAQMLKGCANLETLSLKIRGTAELDADGFESIELFLPRTIKILRLQPVLEHDVMQFMHETRVDRNSVASDSLSIPTYPAPIDMKLHSISLVLDIISDELLISIANNLQFLIELDLEDRPSKEPLLHHDMTNSGLQSLSSCRHLTCLSLTRSKQNFAATFKRVNDMGMFLLAEGCKSLESVRLGGFSRVSDAGFAAILHSCKSLKKFEVFSAFFLSDLAFHNFSEAPSSLTEVRLVSCSLITSETVGKLSSCRSLEVLDLWGCKSVADNWLGLISTLSGLTTLNLGGADITDNSLSVLSMGNSPIASLCLRGCKRVTDKGIALLFRGGGTISKTLSALDLGYMPGISDKAVRTVAEAGLKITDLCIRYCYFVTDASMEVLASKRRSKGHKPIQNLDIYHCIGLSLNLLAFLRRPSFCGLRWLGIGQTSLSNRRNANFAEIYRDRPWLTVCWDGCEMGCHNGWHFHGPEDHLF; encoded by the exons ATGAACAGAAGAACGAGCAACCAAAGCTTTGAGAGGCTGCCGAGCGCCGTCCTGGAGGAAATCCTAGTGAAGATGGATGTGGAGTCCCTCTGCTCAGCAGCTTGTGCCTCCCGAACCCTGCGTTCCTCAGTCTCTCAAATTCTTTCCTCCCTATCCTCTCTTGATCTCTCT GGTTTTTCTCCAAATTCGGAGATTCTGAATTGCGTTCTTCGTGAAAATGAAGTTCTCAAGAGCCTCACTCTGAATTGCCTTCGGCTCGACGATTCATCAGTCCGCAATTTCATTGGAAGTAGTCTTCAAGAATTGGTTTTGCAAAGATGCTCTTTACTCTCTTATCAGATTTTTTGTTCCATTGGAGAAAGGTGCCCCAGCTTAAG AGTGCTTGTGCTGGAAATGGGAGGCCAAGGGCTACCTCAGATCTTCAAGAAAAACCTTGCACAGATGCTTAAAGGGTGTGCAAACCTGGAG ACATTGAGTTTAAAGATTCGAGGGACAGCAGAGCTTGATGCAGATGGTTTTGAGTCCATTGAGCTCTTCCTACCCAGAACTATCAAAATTTTGCGGCTGCAGCCTGTACTCGAACATGATGTGATGCAGTTCATGCATGAAACTAGGGTAGATAGAAACTCTGTAGCAAGTGACAGTTTGAGCATCCCCACATATCCTGCACCCATTGATATGAAATTGCATTCCATATCACTTGTCTTAGATATTATATCAGATGAGCTTCTCATTTCAATTGCCAACAATCTGCAGTTTCTGATAGAGCTAGATCTTGAAGACAGACCAAGCAAGGAACCATTATTGCACCATGACATGACCAATAGTGGGCTTCAGTCATTGAGTTCTTGCAGGCATTTGACTTGTCTCTCTCTTACACGCAGTAAGCAAAATTTCGCAGCCACTTTCAAAAGAGTAAATGACATGGGTATGTTTCTTCTTGCTGAGGGTTGCAAAAGCCTTGAATCAGTAAGACTTGGTGGATTCTCTAGAGTCAGTGACGCTGGATTTGCTGCAATTCTACATTCATGTAAGAGCTTAAAGAAATTTGAAGTTTTCAGTGCCTTCTTCTTGTCAGACTTGGCCTTTCACAACTTCAGTGAGGCCCCATCTTCCCTCACTGAAGTACGACTTGTTTCTTGTAGTCTTATAACCAGTGAAACTGTTGGGAAACTATCCTCGTGTAGGAGTTTGGAGGTGCTGGACCTGTGGGGGTGCAAGAGTGTAGCAGATAACTGGCTGGGTTTAATTTCAACTCTTAGTGGACTGACTACTTTGAATCTTGGTGGGGCTGATATTACTGACAACAGTCTATCGGTTCTTAGTATGGGAAATTCACCAATTGCATCCTTGTGTCTCCGAGGTTGTAAGAGGGTAACTGACAAAGGGATAGCTCTTCTGTTTCGGGGTGGAGGAACAATTAGTAAAACACTGTCAGCACTTGATTTGGGTTACATGCCAGGAATATCAGACAAAGCTGTCCGTACAGTTGCTGAGGCTGGTCTAAAGATTACCGATTTGTGTATTCGGTATTGCTACTTTGTCACTGATGCTTCAATGGAGGTTCTGGCTTCAAAGAGAAGATCTAAAGGACACAAACCAATTCAAAACCTAGATATTTATCACTGCATCGGGTTATCACTCAATTTATTAGCATTCCTTAGGAGGCCATCATTCTGTGGTTTGCGTTGGCTTGGCATTGGGCAGACTTCTTTGTCAAATAGACGAAATGCGAATTTTGCTGAAATTTACAGGGATCGTCCGTGGTTGACAGTATGTTGG